In Thermotoga sp. Ku-13t, one genomic interval encodes:
- the yidC gene encoding membrane protein insertase YidC has translation MKKLLIASILIFALSLTFSQNEIKVTYLPSGIKVQTRFAEYEFDQNGNLANVYSTVERRVHIFERDNDGFDLLTEDGTALTAVAEAQLFGQQTGANVYRGDLVLTYDYGDVKKSYVFRNVPEYVIEVRLETRRPLIVHLPRVWFADNDRTVKDYFVSLAPKTRTLSLVKTNSQKVVSNTARIETDTALIFHMGPYKRVFLSKLFPEDYDELVSVIKTIPGSSTWYDPVFYPLVWFFWWLFKLTKNFGWAIILFTVVVRFALYPLYHAQTKSMIKMRKLQPKIEMIRKKYKDPAKQQEELLKAYREEGVNPASGCLMLIIQLPIFFLLYTVIRYFQEEIAFNGRFLIWPDLSKGGFSANAIFILITIVVSYFNTLITSQDTRSAWQGIIMSVAFTLLFVGLPSGLFLYFTTNTVIQFLVTYYIYKRYRIKGITTRELLGLRPKG, from the coding sequence TTGAAGAAGCTTCTCATTGCATCAATTCTGATCTTTGCTCTTTCTCTCACGTTCTCCCAGAACGAGATAAAAGTTACGTACCTGCCGAGTGGGATAAAGGTTCAGACCCGTTTCGCAGAGTACGAGTTCGATCAGAACGGAAACCTTGCAAACGTGTATTCCACGGTGGAGAGAAGAGTTCACATCTTCGAGAGGGACAATGACGGCTTTGACCTCTTGACTGAGGATGGTACTGCCCTCACTGCTGTTGCTGAGGCGCAACTCTTCGGCCAGCAGACCGGTGCGAACGTGTACAGAGGCGATCTGGTCCTCACTTACGATTATGGTGATGTGAAAAAAAGCTACGTGTTTCGAAACGTTCCAGAGTACGTCATCGAGGTGAGGCTGGAGACCAGAAGGCCCCTGATCGTTCACTTACCGCGTGTCTGGTTCGCTGACAACGACAGAACAGTGAAAGATTACTTCGTATCTCTCGCACCGAAGACAAGAACGTTGAGCCTGGTGAAGACAAACTCACAGAAGGTCGTGTCTAACACCGCTCGAATCGAGACTGATACCGCGCTGATCTTCCACATGGGACCGTACAAGAGAGTGTTTCTCAGCAAACTCTTTCCCGAGGACTACGATGAGCTCGTATCTGTCATCAAAACCATTCCGGGTTCTTCTACCTGGTACGACCCAGTCTTTTATCCGCTCGTGTGGTTCTTCTGGTGGCTGTTCAAGCTTACGAAGAACTTTGGCTGGGCAATTATCCTGTTCACTGTCGTCGTAAGATTCGCGCTTTACCCACTTTACCATGCTCAGACCAAGTCGATGATAAAAATGCGCAAGTTACAGCCGAAGATAGAAATGATACGCAAGAAATACAAGGATCCAGCCAAGCAACAGGAAGAACTTTTGAAGGCGTACAGAGAGGAAGGGGTGAACCCCGCGAGCGGCTGTCTCATGCTCATCATACAGCTTCCGATATTCTTCCTGCTCTACACTGTCATACGCTATTTCCAGGAGGAAATAGCGTTCAATGGCCGATTCTTGATCTGGCCCGATCTGTCTAAGGGAGGATTCTCGGCCAACGCGATTTTCATATTGATCACGATCGTGGTGAGCTATTTCAACACACTCATCACGAGCCAGGATACGAGATCTGCCTGGCAGGGGATCATCATGTCTGTTGCGTTCACGTTGCTGTTCGTGGGATTACCGAGTGGTCTGTTCCTTTACTTTACAACCAACACTGTGATCCAGTTCCTTGTGACCTACTACATATACAAGCGTTACAGGATCAAAGGAATCACCACACGTGAGCTTCTTGGTTTGAGGCCCAAGGGGTGA
- the jag gene encoding RNA-binding cell elongation regulator Jag/EloR, translated as MKKVKISAPSVEEALQKAIEHYDLREGEYEYTVIEKGSKGIFGLFAKNAEIEICFKAEYFVRKLEEFLTNILSVCGNVNAKVSCSNRRFLVELEGEDIGRLIGKHGKTLAALQHVAMIYLNRMSDTKLLVSIDAGEYKKKRKRSLEAVVKQAIQRVKLTKGKVILDPMFAFERRIVHEMVKQHRNLKSYSIGVEPYRKVVIEYSSNEKDGDSHKN; from the coding sequence GTGAAAAAAGTTAAAATCAGTGCGCCAAGCGTTGAGGAAGCCTTGCAGAAGGCGATAGAGCATTACGATCTTCGAGAAGGCGAGTACGAATACACCGTGATAGAAAAAGGATCGAAAGGGATATTTGGTTTGTTCGCTAAGAACGCCGAGATAGAGATCTGTTTCAAGGCCGAGTATTTCGTTCGGAAGCTCGAGGAGTTTCTCACGAACATCTTGAGTGTCTGCGGGAATGTGAATGCTAAAGTGTCCTGTTCGAACAGAAGGTTCCTGGTGGAGCTCGAGGGAGAGGACATCGGCAGGCTCATAGGTAAACACGGCAAAACCCTTGCGGCGCTTCAACACGTTGCAATGATCTATTTGAACAGGATGAGCGATACCAAGCTTCTGGTTTCGATAGACGCAGGCGAGTACAAGAAGAAGCGAAAGAGGAGCCTGGAAGCAGTTGTAAAACAGGCGATACAGCGGGTGAAACTCACCAAGGGAAAAGTGATCCTGGATCCCATGTTCGCGTTCGAGCGCAGGATAGTCCACGAAATGGTGAAGCAACACAGGAACTTGAAGAGTTATTCGATCGGTGTTGAGCCGTATCGGAAAGTGGTCATCGAGTACAGTTCCAACGAAAAAGACGGAGATTCACACAAAAATTAA
- a CDS encoding ABC transporter substrate-binding protein: MRRYVSLVLLSIFAALIFAAEITEVRIGAGWEMTGPIAGFGQMSWDGVKLAMKLRPTVKIQGKEVPVNVILLDNKGDKAEAANVARRLIDVEKVCVILGPCTSSCALAAGAIAEQKQVPLVTNTATNPLVTQNRRFIFRACFVDTLQGELLAKFAWENLKARNVAIMVDVAQDYVVGLANYFKRAFAKYGGKFFEAYYNTGDQDFSAQLTYVLSRNPDLIFMPGYYAEIALMCKQARELGFTGNFLAGDGADAPELVQIGGKFVEGLCYTTYFHQDADLSSKTKPFVEAYMKEYGRRPDAFGALAFDAYNLVLDAIERAQSVDPVAIRDALAATQNFEGVAGTISYPPDSGDPIKPAVIIQIRNGKPELLTVVRP, translated from the coding sequence GTGCGTAGGTACGTTTCACTCGTTCTGCTGTCGATTTTCGCCGCACTCATCTTTGCTGCTGAGATCACCGAAGTCAGGATCGGTGCAGGTTGGGAGATGACGGGTCCCATCGCAGGGTTCGGGCAGATGTCCTGGGATGGCGTGAAACTGGCGATGAAGCTCAGGCCGACCGTGAAGATTCAGGGCAAGGAAGTACCTGTCAACGTCATCCTTCTCGACAACAAGGGTGACAAGGCCGAAGCCGCGAACGTTGCGAGAAGGCTCATCGATGTCGAAAAAGTATGCGTGATACTCGGTCCTTGCACCAGTTCGTGTGCGCTCGCAGCGGGCGCCATAGCCGAGCAGAAACAGGTGCCCCTGGTGACCAACACCGCAACGAACCCCTTGGTGACCCAGAACAGGCGTTTCATCTTCAGAGCATGTTTTGTCGACACACTTCAGGGAGAGCTTCTTGCCAAATTCGCATGGGAAAATTTGAAGGCTCGTAACGTCGCTATCATGGTCGATGTTGCTCAGGATTACGTCGTGGGTCTGGCGAATTACTTCAAACGCGCGTTCGCGAAGTATGGTGGCAAGTTTTTCGAAGCTTACTACAACACGGGAGATCAGGACTTCTCAGCCCAGCTCACCTACGTTCTCTCCAGAAATCCAGACCTCATATTCATGCCCGGCTATTACGCTGAAATCGCGCTCATGTGCAAGCAGGCCAGGGAGCTCGGTTTCACGGGTAACTTCCTCGCGGGTGATGGGGCAGACGCACCGGAGCTCGTACAGATCGGAGGAAAATTCGTCGAGGGTTTGTGCTACACCACGTACTTCCACCAGGATGCCGATCTTTCTTCTAAGACAAAGCCGTTCGTGGAGGCGTACATGAAGGAATATGGGAGAAGGCCAGATGCTTTTGGTGCCCTCGCGTTTGACGCATACAACTTGGTGCTCGATGCGATAGAAAGGGCACAGTCTGTGGATCCAGTGGCGATCAGGGACGCGCTGGCAGCCACCCAGAACTTTGAAGGTGTCGCCGGTACGATCAGCTACCCACCTGATTCCGGTGATCCCATCAAACCGGCGGTCATAATCCAGATAAGGAATGGAAAACCGGAACTGCTCACTGTGGTGAGACCGTAA
- a CDS encoding branched-chain amino acid ABC transporter permease, with product MRLTDFFQHLVNALSLGGIYALIAIGYTMVYGILRLINFAHGDIFTYGIYFAFYGVSLFLLPWWIAFILSIFLTAFLGALVERIAYRPLRDAPRISALITAIGVSFFLQNLATVVFGGRAKSFNPQTGMYPTFFLNVLNIAGVKLRVLSLITLGTVAVSLLVLVWIVYRTKVGMAMRAISKDIPTTRLMGVNADRVITFTFMIGSALAAVGGVLWAMTYPQVYPFTGVIPGLKAFIAAVVGGIGSIQGAMVGGFILGISEIMIVAFLPSIAGYRDAIAYAILLFVLLVRPSGIFGVEVSEKV from the coding sequence TTGAGACTGACGGACTTTTTCCAGCACCTTGTCAACGCTCTGTCACTCGGTGGAATCTACGCGCTCATCGCCATCGGCTACACGATGGTGTATGGGATTCTCAGGCTCATCAACTTCGCACACGGTGACATATTCACTTACGGAATTTATTTTGCCTTCTATGGTGTTTCACTTTTTCTCCTTCCCTGGTGGATCGCATTCATTCTTTCTATCTTTCTCACAGCATTTCTGGGAGCGCTCGTAGAAAGAATAGCTTACAGGCCTCTGAGAGACGCCCCGAGGATCTCCGCGCTCATAACAGCCATAGGTGTGTCTTTCTTCTTGCAGAACCTGGCGACGGTTGTTTTTGGAGGCCGAGCGAAATCTTTCAATCCCCAAACGGGAATGTATCCGACCTTCTTTCTGAACGTTTTGAACATAGCGGGTGTGAAACTGAGAGTCCTTTCTCTGATCACGCTCGGCACAGTCGCTGTGTCGTTGCTGGTTCTTGTGTGGATCGTCTACAGAACGAAAGTTGGTATGGCGATGAGGGCGATATCGAAAGACATACCGACCACTCGGTTGATGGGTGTGAACGCAGACAGAGTAATAACCTTCACCTTCATGATAGGTTCTGCTTTAGCGGCTGTAGGGGGGGTTCTCTGGGCCATGACTTATCCGCAGGTTTATCCCTTCACCGGTGTGATACCGGGTTTGAAAGCCTTCATTGCTGCCGTGGTGGGGGGCATAGGGAGCATTCAAGGAGCCATGGTCGGTGGCTTCATACTCGGTATCAGTGAGATCATGATCGTGGCTTTCCTTCCTTCCATAGCAGGATACAGGGATGCGATCGCTTACGCCATCCTCCTCTTCGTGCTGCTCGTAAGACCGAGCGGTATATTTGGAGTGGAAGTTTCGGAAAAGGTGTGA